A window of the Chanodichthys erythropterus isolate Z2021 chromosome 21, ASM2448905v1, whole genome shotgun sequence genome harbors these coding sequences:
- the aldh1l1 gene encoding cytosolic 10-formyltetrahydrofolate dehydrogenase has product MMKIAVIGQSLFGQEVYKELKKEGHTIVGVFTIPDKDGKVDPLATEAEKDGVPVFKFPRWRLKGKAITEVVDQYKAVGAELNVLPFCSQFIPMEVIDHPTHGSIIYHPSLLPRHRGASAINWTLIHGDKKGGFTVFWADDGLDTGPILLQRECDVEPNDNVNTIYKRFLFPEGVKGMVEAVRLISVGKAPRIKQPEEGATYECIQKKENSKIEWNQPAEAIHNWIRGNDRVPGAWAEIDGKNVSFYGSTLLENDHSSSNGQPLEIPGASRPGLVTKSGLVLFGNDGKTLLVKNLQFEDGKMIAASQYFKAGVSSTVELSEDEKQFAEQMRVVWKSILTNVEKIEDTTDYFKSGAASMDVVRLVEEVKLRAVQLQLQNEDVYMATTFQEFIQMCVRKLRGEDEEEEFNVDYVEKKLNNMTIRIPHQLFINGEFVDAEGGKTYKTINPTDGQAICDVSLAQIPDVEKAVAAAKEAFEEGEWGKMNPRDRGKLLYKLADLMEQHQEELATIEAIDSGAVYTLALKTHVGMSVQTFRYFAGWCDKIQGYTIPINQARPNRNLTFTRKEPIGVCAIVIPWNYPLMMLAWKTAACLAAGNTVVLKPAQVTPLTALKFAELTALAKFPKGVVNILPGSGALVGQRMSDHPDVRKLGFTGSTEIGKQIMKSCAVSNVKKVSLELGGKSPLIIFNDCDLDKAVRMGMSSVFFNKGENCIAAGRLFIEESIHDTFVERVVSEIKKMKIGDPLDRSTDHGPQNHKAHLDKLVEYCENGVKEGARLVCGGKQVNRPGFFFEPTVFSDVQDHMYIAVEESFGPVMIISKFNNGDVDNVLQRANATEYGLASGVFTRDISKALYVSEKLQAGTVFINTYNKTDVAAPFGGFKQSGFGKDLGQEALNEYLKTKCVTVEY; this is encoded by the exons CGACCGAGGCAGAGAAGGATGGCGTGCCAGTGTTCAAGTTTCCCCGCTGGAGGCTGAAGGGAAAGGCCATTACCGAAGTAGTGGATCAGTACAAGGCAGTTGGTGCTGAACTGAATGTTCTACCTTTCTGCTCTCAGTTCATCCCTATGGAAGTGATAGATCACCCAACACACGGCTCCATTATTTATCATCCCTCTTTGCTGCCCAGACACAGAGGTGCCTCTGCCATTAACTG GACTTTGATTCATGGTGATAAGAAGGGTGGGTTTACTGTGTTCTGGGCAGACGATGGACTGGACACAGGACCAATTCTTTTGCAAAGAGAATGCGATGTTGAGCCGAATGACAACGTAAACACCATCTACAAGCGCTTTCTGTTTCCAGAGGGAGTCAAAGGCATG GTGGAGGCAGTCAGGCTAATTTCAGTGGGTAAAGCACCGAGAATCAAGCAGCCGGAGGAAGGAGCCACATATGAGTGTattcagaagaaagaaaattcaAAG ATTGAATGGAACCAGCCAGCAGAAGCCATTCATAACTGGATTAGAGGGAATGACAGAGTACCTGGAGCCTGGGCAGAGATTGACGGCAAA AATGTGTCATTTTATGGATCAACACTGTTGGAAAATGACCATTCTTCCAGCAATGGTCAACCTCTGGAAATCCCTGGAGCAAGTCGACCCGGTCTGGTTACCAAAAGTGGCCTTGTTCTTTTTGGGAATGATGGCAAGACG TTGCTTGTGAAGAACCTGCAGTTTGAGGATGGGAAGATGATTGCTGCGTCTCAGTATTTTAAAGCTGGTGTCAGTTCCACTGTGGAGCTTTCTGAGGATGAAAAACAGTTTGCTGAGCAGATGAGG GTGGTGTGGAAGAGTATTTTGACTAATGTAGAGAAGATTGAAGACACTACTGACTACTTTAAGTCTGGTGCTGCTTCGATGGATGTAGTCAG ACTGGTGGAAGAGGTAAAGTTGAGGGCAGTACAGTTGCAGTTGCAGAATGAGGACGTTTACATGGCAACAACATTTCAAGAGTTCATACAAATGTGTGTGAGGAAGCTGCGAGGAGAGGATGAGGAAGAAGAGTTCAACGTAGACTAT GTAGAAAAGAAACTGAACAATATGACAATCAGAATCCCCCACCAGCTTTTCATAAATGGGGAGTTTGTAGATGCTGAAGGGGGAAAGACCTATAAGACCATTAACCCCACCGATGGACAG gcAATCTGTGATGTGTCCTTAGCTCAGATCCCTGATGTGGAAAAGGCAGTGGCTGCAGCTAAAGAAGCATTTGAGGAGGGAGAATGGGGCAAGATGAACCCCAGAGACAGAGGCAAACTACTCTACAA ACTGGCTGATCTGATGGAGCAGCATCAGGAAGAGCTGGCCACTATTGAAGCCATAGACTCAGGAGCAGTCTATACTCTTGCCCTCAAAACACACGTCGGCATGTCTGTCCAGACATTCAGATACTTTGCTGGTTGGTGTGACAAGATACAG GGCTACACTATTCCTATCAACCAGGCTCGGCCTAATCGAAACCTTACCTTCACCAGGAAAGAGCCAATTGG TGTGTGTGCCATTGTCATTCCATGGAATTATCCATTGATGATGTTGGCATGGAAGACTGCAGCCTGCCTGGCAGCTGGAAACACTGTAGTGCTCAAACCTGCACAG GTCACACCTTTGACTGCTCTCAAGTTTGCCGAATTAACTGCACTGGCAAAGTTTCCAAAGGGCGTGGTGAACATATTACCAGGATCCG GGGCTCTGGTTGGTCAGCGGATGTCTGACCACCCTGATGTTCGAAAACTGGGCTTCACCGGCTCCACTGAGATTGGCAAACAGATCATGAAAAG TTGTGCAGTCAGCAATGTGAAGAAGGTTTCTCTTGAGCTAGGAGGGAAATCTCCTCTCATCATCTTTAATGACTGTGATCTGGACAAGGCTGTCAGAATG GGTATGAGCTCTGTGTTCTTTAATAAGGGAGAGAACTGCATTGCAGCAGGGAGACTGTTCATTGAAGAATCTATCCATGACACTTTTGTGGAGAGAGTG GTTAGTGAAATAAAAAAGATGAAAATTGGTGATCCACTAGACCGTTCCACAGACCATGGCCCCCAGAACCACAAAGCCCATCTGGACAAACTAGTGGAATACTGTGAAAATGGGGTCAAAGAAGGAGCAAGATTAGTGTGTGGAGGAAAACAAGTGAACCGTCCAG GTTTCTTCTTTGAACCCACTGTTTTCAGTGATGTGCAGGATCACATGTATATTGCTGTTGAGGAGTCCTTTGGGCCCGTCATGATAATCTCTAAATTCAACAATGG AGATGTTGACAACGTGCTGCAGAGGGCTAATGCTACAGAATATGGTTTAGCATCAGGTGTGTTTACACGTGACATCAGCAAGGCTCTGTATGTGAGTGAAAAACTTCAGGCTGGCACTGTGTTTATTAACACTTACAACAAGACTGACGTGGCAGCTCCTTTTGGTGGCTTCAAACAGTCTGGCTTTGGCAAAGATTTGG GTCAAGAAGCTCTGAATGAGTATCTGAAGACTAAGTGTGTCACCGTTGAATACTAA